Proteins encoded by one window of Nicotiana tabacum cultivar K326 chromosome 10, ASM71507v2, whole genome shotgun sequence:
- the LOC107817543 gene encoding L-type lectin-domain containing receptor kinase IV.1, with the protein MFFKILALIMAALFGLVSSEDLGFTYNGFNRANLSLDGIAQLTSKGLLQLTNTSRLQKGHAFYPTPINFKNLPNGSNFSFSTTFVFAIVPSVLPGHGMAFVIAPVGGLVDTLPSPFLGLFNDNTTGEATNHIFAVEFDTLQNREFNDIDGNHVGIDINGLKSVESKPAGYYGTNSVELKNMTLASGQPMQAWVDYNGVAKQINVTLAPMNMAKPNVPLLSISYDLSPILNKTMFIGFSGSTGSVVSTQYVLGWSFRMNGIAQGLDLARLPKLPRVGPKKQSKLLLIALPLISAVVVVIAFSVLIYYVGRKKKFAELLEDWELEYGPHRFKYKDLYFATKGFANKELLGFGGFGRVYRGVLPNSVTEIAVKKVSHESKQGLREFVAEIVSIGRLRHRNLVPLLGYCRRKGELLLVYECMPNGSLDKFLYDKPRRALNWNQRFRVIKGVASALVYLHEEWEQVVIHRDVKASNVLLDSELNAKLGDFGLARLYDHGSDPHTTHVVGTVGYLAPEQTRTGKATTWSDVYGFGAFLLEVACGRRPIDPRVSDEDIVLVDYVFSCWSRGDILEAIDQNLGNDYVKEEVELVLKLGLVCSQTQPTARPSMRQVLLYLEDAMPLPELSLMQTSNTSLTLAGFDHFPMSYSSSADQPLSCPSSITNSILSRGR; encoded by the coding sequence ATGTTTTTCAAGATCTTGGCCTTGATTATGGCTGCTCTTTTTGGTCTTGTAAGCTCTGAAGATCTCGGATTTACTTACAATGGATTCAACAGAGCAAATTTAAGTCTTGATGGCATTGCACAGTTGACATCAAAAGGCTTATTACAGCTAACAAATACTTCTCGGCTGCAGAAAGGCCATGCTTTTTACCCTACACCAATAAATTTCAAGAACTTACCAAATGGTTCAAATTTCTCTTTTTCTACAACTTTTGTATTTGCTATAGTGCCTTCAGTTTTGCCTGGTCATGGCATGGCTTTTGTAATTGCACCTGTAGGAGGGTTAGTAGATACACTTCCAAGCCCATTTCTAGGCCTATTCAATGATAACACTACTGGCGAAGCCACAAATCATATTTTCGCGGTGGAGTTTGATACCCTTCAAAACAGAGAATTCAATGATATTGATGGTAACCATGTTGGAATTGACATCAACGGATTAAAATCCGTTGAATCAAAGCCAGCAGGTTATTATGGTACCAATAGTGTCGAACTCAAGAACATGACTCTTGCTAGTGGCCAGCCAATGCAAGCTTGGGTGGACTATAATGGTGTGGCTAAGCAAATTAATGTCACATTGGCTCCAATGAATATGGCAAAACCAAATGTTCCTCTTTTGTCTATATCCTATGATCTTtcaccaattttaaataaaaccATGTTTATTGGCTTTTCTGGATCCACTGGCTCAGTTGTTTCGACACAATATGTTCTTGGATGGAGCTTTAGAATGAATGGAATAGCTCAAGGGCTTGATCTTGCTAGGCTTCCTAAGCTTCCTCGAGTTGGACCGAAGAAACAATCCAAACTTTTGTTGATTGCTTTGCCTTTGATTTCAGCAGTTGTTGTAGTAATAGCCTTCTCTGTGTTAATTTATTATGTAGGAAGGAAAAAGAAGTTTGCAGAATTGCTTGAAGATTGGGAGCTTGAATATGGCCCTCATAGGTTCAAGTACAAAGATCTTTATTTTGCAACCAAAGGATTTGCAAACAAAGAGTTGTTAGGTTTTGGGGGTTTTGGCAGAGTCTATAGAGGAGTATTACCTAATTCTGTAACTGAGATAGCAGTCAAGAAGGTATCTCATGAATCAAAACAAGGGTTGAGGGAGTTTGTAGCAGAAATTGTTAGTATTGGTCGACTACGCCATAGAAATTTAGTACCACTTTTGGGCTATTGCAGGAGAAAAGGAGAGTTGCTTTTGGTTTATGAATGTATGCCTAATGGAAGTCTTGATAAGTTTCTATATGACAAACCAAGACGTGCTCTCAACTGGAACCAAAGATTTCGAGTCATTAAAGGCGTAGCATCAGCGCTAGTCTATCTGCACGAAGAATGGGAACAAGTTGTAATTCACAGAGATGTAAAGGCAAGTAATGTGTTGTTAGACAGTGAGTTAAATGCAAAGTTGGGAGATTTTGGCTTAGCAAGATTGTATGATCATGGGAGCGATCCGCACACTACACATGTAGTTGGAACAGTAGGTTATCTTGCCCCTGAACAAACTAGAACTGGAAAGGCTACAACATGGAGTGATGTATATGGTTTTGGTGCATTTTTGCTTGAAGTGGCTTGTGGGAGAAGGCCAATAGATCCACGAGTATCGGACGAGGACATTGTTTTGGTTGACTATGTATTTTCTTGTTGGAGTAGAGGTGATATTCTTGAAGCCATTGATCAAAATTTGGGAAATGATTatgttaaagaagaggttgagtTGGTATTAAAACTTGGATTAGTTTGTTCTCAGACACAACCAACAGCTAGGCCAAGTATGAGGCAAGTGTTGCTATATTTAGAAGATGCTATGCCTTTGCCAGAATTATCACTTATGCAAACTTCAAATACAAGCTTAACCTTAGCAGGGTTTGATCATTTTCCAATGTCATATTCATCTTCTGCTGACCAGCCACTTTCTTGCCCTTCTTCTATTACAAACTCCATTCTCTCCCGCGGTCGATGA
- the LOC107817542 gene encoding L-type lectin-domain containing receptor kinase IV.1-like, with the protein MFFNLVILVAFFLVDFAPVSCEVDGFIYNGFQSRNISLDGIAEFTSNGLLLLTNSKTQDQGHAFYPNPIHFKNSPNGTAFSFSTTFVFAIRSDYGNLSGHGLVFVIAPKRGLEGAFPSHHLGLFNSANNGNSSNHVVGVELDTIISKEFNDINDNHVGIDINGLDSVAVQPAGYFDDTGLFHNLTLISGQQLQVWVEYDGNTEQINVTLAPLYVTKPVRPLLVLKYDLSPILDQTMYVGFSSSTGSVPTHHYILGWSFKTNGKAQELSQLPNLPRLGRKELPRFLTTGLPIISLVSIVIAISVVVYYIRRKKKFEELLDDWELDYRPQRFRYKDLYTATKGFREKELLGVGGFGKVYKGVMPISKLVIAVKKISQESQQGMKEFVAEIVSIGRIQHRNLVPLLGYCRRKGELLLVYEYMPNGSLDKYLFDQPRFTLDWNQRFRVIRGVASGLFFLHKECDHAIVHRDIKASNVLLDGELNGRLGDFGLARLYGHGTDPQSTRVVGTLGYLAPEHTRTGRATPSSDVFSFGAFLLEVACGRRPIEPRQDSDDLILVDWVFSCWNRGNILQAVDPNIGIDFVQGQVELVLKLGLLCSHSEPSFRPTMRQILLFLDGVVALPELSALGISSAGLTFDHHGGFDDFVKSYPSSLGNAHSRCLSVTDSLLSEGR; encoded by the coding sequence ATGTTTTTCAATCTTGTCATATTAGTGGCTTTCTTCTTAGTTGATTTTGCACCAGTTTCTTGTGAAGTTGATGGATTCATTTACAATGGATTCCAATCAAGGAATATTAGCTTGGATGGCATAGCTGAATTCACATCCAATGGCCTTTTGCTATTAACAAATTCTAAAACACAAGATCAAGGCCATGCTTTTTATCCAAATCCAATTCATTTCAAGAATTCACCTAATGGTACTGCATTTTCTTTCTCCACAACTTTTGTGTTTGCCATAAGGTCTGATTATGGAAATTTGAGTGGTCATGGATTGGTTTTCGTTATCGCGCCAAAAAGAGGACTTGAGGGGGCTTTTCCTAGTCACCATCTTGGCCTTTTTAACTCAGCCAATAATGGAAATAGTTCAAACCATGTTGTTGGAGTTGAACTTGACACAATCATAAGCAAGGAATTCAATGACATAAATGACAATCATGTTGGAATTGATATCAATGGATTGGATTCTGTAGCAGTTCAACCAGCAGGTTATTTTGATGATACTGGTTTGTTTCATAACTTGACTCTTATTAGTGGCCAGCAATTGCAAGTTTGGGTGGAATATGATGGCAACACTGAGCAAATTAATGTAACATTAGCTCCATTATATGTGACAAAACCAGTTAGGCCACTCTTGGTTTTGAAATATGATCTTTCACCAATTCTAGATCAGACTATGTATGTTGGTTTTTCATCATCAACTGGTTCAGTCCCAACACATCATTATATATTGGGGTGGAGTTTCAAGACAAATGGAAAAGCTCAAGAACTTTCTCAACTTCCTAATCTTCCTCGTCTTGGGCGCAAAGAGTTACCAAGATTTTTAACAACTGGTTTGCCAATAATCTCTTTGGTATCCATAGTTATAGCAATCTCAGTTGTGGTTTATTAtataagaaggaaaaagaaatttGAAGAACTTCTTGATGATTGGGAACTTGACTATAGACCACAAAGGTTCAGGTATAAAGATTTGTACACTGCTACTAAGGGATTCAGAGAAAAGGAACTATTGGGAGTTGGAGGATTTGGTAAAGTTTACAAAGGAGTGATGCCTATTTCGAAACTTGTGATAGCAGTAAAGAAGATATCTCAAGAATCACAACAAGGGATGAAGGAATTTGTTGCAGAGATTGTAAGCATCGGTCGTATACAACACAGGAATTTAGTACCACTTTTAGGATATTGCAGGCGAAAAGGAGAGTTGCTTTTGGTTTATGAATACATGCCTAATGGAAGTCTAGACAAGTACTTATTCGACCAACCAAGATTTACCCTCGATTGGAACCAAAGGTTCAGAGTCATTAGAGGCGTCGCATCAGGATTGTTCTTCCTACACAAAGAATGTGACCATGCAATTGTTCATCGAGATATTAAGGCTAGTAATGTCTTGTTGGATGGTGAACTAAATGGAAGGTTAGGAGACTTTGGCCTCGCGAGGCTATATGGTCATGGAACCGATCCTCAGTCTACCCGTGTCGTTGGTACTCTTGGTTACCTTGCACCAGAGCATACAAGAACTGGTAGAGCAACACCTAGTAGTGATGTATTTTCTTTTGGCGCTTTTTTGCTTGAAGTTGCCTGTGGTAGGAGGCCGATAGAGCCAAGACAAGACAGTGATGATCTGATTTTGGTCGATTGGGTATTCTCGTGCTGGAATAGAGGTAATATTCTTCAGGCTGTTGATCCAAACATAGGCATTGATTTTGTCCAAGGGCAAGTGGAGTTGGTCTTAAAGTTAGGCTTGTTGTGCTCTCATTCAGAGCCTTCGTTTAGGCCAACCATGCGACAAATCCTGTTGTTCTTGGATGGTGTTGTGGCCTTACCAGAGTTATCAGCACTCGGCATTTCATCAGCTGGCCTAACGTTCGATCATCACGGTGGTTTTGATGATTTTGTCAAGTCATATCCGTCGTCTTTGGGTAATGCACATTCCCGCTGTCTATCAGTAACAGACTCACTTCTCTCTGAAGGCCGATGA